TTTTGTGGACTTTTTAAGTTAAGAGTAGGGGATTCAGGTTGATCAAAAACTCTGGAAATCTGTGGGGCTATGAGGGATATTGAAGTCTTGACTTCATAGGCCTGTTGTCCTATTATCTGATCCCTTTTTCATGAAGTATAAATGGTCCTGAGATGATCCTAATTGAAGCAAAAGCTTGTGAAATGAAAAATTTTAAAAGTTAGGTGAAATATGACATCAGGCGTTAAAGAGGGGAAAAAAGCAGGAAAAAACGGAATGACAGTTTCCGGAAGTGAAAAGTCCGTCAAGATATCTCCAAAGGATGCGCCAGCTGTTGATCGAGCACTTTGTCGGAGTAAGCTCTATCTTCTTGTGTCATGGGGTTATCTGTATCCAGAAGATGAGGAATTTTTGGATTATCTTCAAAGTGGAGAATTTGTTGAAGATGGGAAATTAGCCCTGGAGGGTTTGAAAAAAGAACTGCAAAGTATAGGCGGAGAAGAGGCACAGGAGCGTCTTGCTGCATTGGTTGGCAATTTTAATGCGATTGAAGCCTGGATATCATCCGAAGGGGAAAATTGGAGCCTCCAGGATTTACGTGATGAGCATCGAAGGGTGTTTAGTAATGTCATTGCCTTGGATTGTCCGCCGTACGAAACATTGTTTGGAAATGATCATGTGTTTGGCCAGTCATACGTAATGGGAGATATTTCTGGTTTTTATAGTGCCTTTGGCCTTCAGCTTTCTCCTGATATTCATGAGCGCCTTGATCATTTAAGTGTAGAGTTAGAATTTATGCATTATTTGGCCTATAAAGAATCATATGCCATTCTTCATGATGGAGCAGAAAAACTTAAGACCGTCATTGAAGCGGAGAAGAAATTCGTCAAAGAGCATATTGGTCGATGGGTGCCTTTGTTTTCAGGAATGTTAATTAGAAAAGCCGATTATGGATTTTATAAAATTTTGGCCGATTTCACATCAAATTGGATGGCCTTCGACATTGCATTTTTAGGGGTAACTCCTCAGCCTTATTCGGAAACTGATTATCGCCCTGCAACATACAATAACCCTGAAGGTCAAAGCTTTGAATGTGGAGCTCAAGATAAAGGGAACGAACTGAGC
The sequence above is a segment of the Nitrospira sp. MA-1 genome. Coding sequences within it:
- a CDS encoding molecular chaperone TorD family protein; the encoded protein is MTSGVKEGKKAGKNGMTVSGSEKSVKISPKDAPAVDRALCRSKLYLLVSWGYLYPEDEEFLDYLQSGEFVEDGKLALEGLKKELQSIGGEEAQERLAALVGNFNAIEAWISSEGENWSLQDLRDEHRRVFSNVIALDCPPYETLFGNDHVFGQSYVMGDISGFYSAFGLQLSPDIHERLDHLSVELEFMHYLAYKESYAILHDGAEKLKTVIEAEKKFVKEHIGRWVPLFSGMLIRKADYGFYKILADFTSNWMAFDIAFLGVTPQPYSETDYRPATYNNPEGQSFECGAQDKGNELSLLMSEVGADAFLDKESGASEQSDND